The proteins below are encoded in one region of Methanomassiliicoccus luminyensis B10:
- the acsA gene encoding acetate--CoA ligase yields the protein MDDVLPPRGTGNLQDYEQLSKEFNWASIHEDFEWYHGGVYNIAAEAVDRHSHSWRKNKIALYAVKADSRVEKYTFDEMSGVSSKIADGLVKLGAQKGDRIFVYLDRGFEVYASILGIIKMGGIAGPLFSALGPEAIKDRALDSGCNIIFTSPYLLKRIEPVLHELVDLQKIVVVGNDEEISSLRGLGKDIISFRELLAMGDHGFKAVPMKPTDPYIIHYTSGSTGKPKGIMLGHRAMVQQMAAAKYVLDLREEDTYWCTADPGWVTGTSAGIFAPWFLGTSIISYEGRFDARAWYYLLEKFKVSVWYTAPTALRMLMRAGDDVVKEFDLSKLRHICSAGEPLNAEVIRWAMRTMGKRVHDNWWQTETGAPCIVNYPCNIIKPGSMGKPIHGLIAAVVDENGAEVPPYGEGFLALRPGWPSMMIGIWRNASTYKEYFRIPGWYITGDQAYKDEDGFLWFLGRADDVIKTSGERLGPFEVESALIEHPAVAEAGVIGKPDELRGEIVKAFVSLRPGYAPSEKLKEEITRFVKTRLAYYAYPREIEFVEKLPKTRSGKIMRRVLKAKELGQPLGDLSTLEE from the coding sequence TTGGATGATGTATTGCCTCCCAGGGGCACAGGGAACCTGCAAGACTACGAGCAGCTGTCGAAGGAGTTCAACTGGGCATCCATTCACGAGGACTTCGAGTGGTACCACGGCGGAGTCTACAACATCGCCGCCGAGGCCGTCGACCGCCACTCCCACAGCTGGCGCAAGAACAAGATCGCCCTGTACGCCGTGAAGGCCGACTCCCGGGTGGAGAAGTACACCTTCGACGAGATGTCAGGGGTGTCCAGCAAGATCGCCGACGGCCTGGTCAAGCTGGGCGCGCAGAAGGGCGACCGGATCTTCGTGTACCTGGACCGGGGCTTCGAGGTGTACGCTTCCATCCTAGGCATCATTAAGATGGGCGGCATCGCCGGACCGCTGTTCTCCGCCCTGGGCCCGGAAGCGATCAAGGACCGCGCCCTGGACAGTGGCTGCAATATCATCTTCACCTCACCCTACCTGCTGAAGCGCATCGAGCCGGTGCTGCATGAACTTGTAGATCTGCAGAAGATCGTGGTGGTAGGGAACGACGAGGAGATCAGCAGCCTGCGAGGGCTCGGGAAGGACATCATCAGCTTCCGCGAGCTGTTGGCCATGGGGGACCATGGGTTCAAGGCGGTCCCCATGAAGCCCACCGACCCCTACATAATCCACTACACTTCCGGCTCGACCGGAAAACCGAAGGGCATCATGCTCGGCCACCGGGCCATGGTGCAGCAGATGGCCGCAGCCAAGTATGTCCTCGATCTCAGAGAGGAAGATACCTACTGGTGCACCGCCGACCCCGGCTGGGTCACCGGAACCTCTGCCGGCATATTCGCCCCCTGGTTCCTGGGGACGTCCATCATATCGTACGAGGGCCGTTTCGATGCCCGGGCATGGTACTACCTCCTGGAGAAATTTAAGGTCAGCGTGTGGTACACCGCACCCACCGCCCTGAGGATGCTCATGAGGGCCGGTGACGATGTCGTCAAGGAGTTCGACCTCAGCAAGCTTCGCCACATCTGCTCCGCCGGAGAGCCGCTCAACGCGGAGGTCATCCGCTGGGCCATGAGGACCATGGGGAAGAGGGTCCACGACAACTGGTGGCAGACCGAAACGGGCGCCCCCTGCATCGTCAACTATCCCTGCAACATCATCAAGCCCGGCTCCATGGGCAAGCCCATCCATGGGCTCATTGCCGCCGTGGTGGACGAGAACGGGGCGGAGGTCCCGCCGTATGGAGAGGGGTTCCTGGCGCTCCGCCCCGGCTGGCCGTCCATGATGATCGGCATCTGGAGGAACGCCTCCACCTACAAGGAGTACTTCAGGATCCCGGGCTGGTACATCACCGGGGACCAGGCCTACAAGGACGAGGACGGCTTCCTTTGGTTCCTTGGTCGGGCGGATGACGTCATCAAGACCTCCGGGGAGAGGCTGGGACCGTTCGAGGTGGAGTCCGCTCTGATCGAGCATCCAGCAGTAGCGGAGGCTGGCGTCATCGGCAAGCCCGACGAGCTGAGGGGCGAGATCGTCAAGGCGTTCGTCTCCTTGAGGCCCGGCTATGCGCCGTCAGAGAAGCTCAAGGAAGAGATAACGCGCTTCGTGAAGACCCGCCTGGCGTATTACGCGTATCCGCGGGAGATCGAGTTCGTCGAGAAGCTTCCGAAGACCCGATCGGGCAAGATCATGAGGCGGGTCCTGAAAGCGAAGGAGCTGGGGCAGCCGCTGGGCGACCTCTCCACGCTGGAAGAGTGA
- a CDS encoding alpha/beta fold hydrolase has translation MNVGTKYIEVEPGVYNYVQDWGEGRPLLLIHGWPLSHRMFDAQSAELPKRGIRVITYDLRGFGRSSKTWNGLDYDTWANDVDKIIEALDLSDVTLAGFSMGGAIAMHYVATKRDWKVSKLALCAAAGPSFIARDGFPQGVPKEVAQGIIDMEKSDPARSKREFGKSFFSTPVSEEIARWYDSIGMEAPPRSTIRGMEELRDRDLRGEMKNIGIPTRIFHGINDKIVPFALGEWQRDNIEGSVLVKFDKGGHAFAYEEMDKFNDEMERFVKEEAKGRVEVAARARG, from the coding sequence ATGAATGTCGGTACCAAGTACATCGAAGTAGAGCCGGGGGTGTATAACTACGTGCAGGACTGGGGTGAGGGGCGGCCGCTCCTGCTCATCCACGGGTGGCCGCTGAGCCACCGCATGTTCGACGCGCAGTCCGCGGAGCTGCCCAAGAGGGGGATCAGGGTGATCACGTACGACCTGCGAGGGTTCGGACGATCAAGCAAGACCTGGAACGGTCTGGACTACGACACCTGGGCCAATGATGTGGACAAGATCATAGAGGCCCTGGACCTGAGCGACGTCACCCTGGCCGGGTTCTCCATGGGAGGGGCGATCGCCATGCACTACGTAGCGACCAAGCGCGACTGGAAGGTGTCGAAGCTGGCCTTGTGCGCTGCTGCCGGACCCAGCTTCATCGCCAGGGATGGCTTTCCCCAAGGGGTGCCGAAGGAGGTCGCCCAGGGCATCATTGACATGGAAAAGAGCGATCCGGCCAGGTCAAAGCGGGAGTTCGGGAAGAGCTTCTTCTCCACGCCGGTCAGTGAGGAGATCGCCAGATGGTATGACAGCATCGGCATGGAGGCGCCCCCGCGTTCCACCATCAGGGGGATGGAGGAGCTGCGGGACCGGGACCTGAGAGGGGAGATGAAGAACATAGGCATCCCCACGCGCATCTTCCACGGCATCAACGACAAGATAGTGCCGTTCGCTCTGGGGGAGTGGCAGAGGGACAACATCGAAGGGTCCGTGCTGGTCAAGTTCGACAAAGGAGGCCACGCTTTTGCCTATGAGGAGATGGACAAGTTCAACGACGAGATGGAGCGGTTCGTCAAGGAAGAGGCGAAGGGCAGGGTGGAGGTGGCCGCCCGGGCCAGAGGATGA
- a CDS encoding NYN domain-containing protein: MLQPPQTATVLIDNGYLVKILEYEFHNARLDYAAFSDCVCRMNSCVRRNTIFFDAAPVQFRDSSSRERKKYANKQRFFAELAKLPDFEVKLGKLVPYYDWVTGESKMRQKGVDVQIAVDMVAISWDPARKVDKIILIAGDGDFEPAVKYVRTLGREVVLYHSARRNKDGSKKVADALRAACDECYPLDQGFMTECFYDGRKVAGT; this comes from the coding sequence ATGTTGCAGCCTCCACAGACAGCTACGGTCCTCATCGACAACGGGTACCTGGTGAAGATCCTGGAGTACGAGTTCCACAATGCCCGGCTGGACTACGCGGCGTTCTCGGACTGCGTGTGCCGTATGAACTCGTGCGTGCGCAGGAACACTATATTCTTCGATGCCGCGCCGGTGCAGTTCAGGGACTCCAGCTCCCGGGAGAGGAAGAAGTATGCCAACAAGCAGCGGTTCTTCGCCGAGCTGGCCAAGCTGCCGGATTTCGAGGTCAAGCTGGGAAAGCTTGTCCCCTATTATGACTGGGTCACCGGGGAGTCGAAGATGAGGCAGAAGGGCGTGGACGTGCAGATCGCGGTCGACATGGTGGCGATCTCGTGGGACCCCGCCCGGAAGGTGGACAAGATCATCCTTATTGCCGGGGACGGGGACTTCGAGCCCGCCGTCAAGTACGTCCGTACCCTGGGGAGGGAGGTGGTGCTGTATCACTCCGCGCGAAGGAACAAAGATGGGTCGAAGAAGGTCGCCGACGCGCTTAGGGCCGCTTGTGACGAATGCTATCCGCTGGACCAGGGCTTTATGACGGAGTGCTTCTACGACGGAAGGAAAGTTGCGGGAACGTAA
- a CDS encoding ribbon-helix-helix domain-containing protein: protein MPRKSGNQEDSKIVNVRMPPALVAEIDLWVNKKGYMSRSEFILSSVRYYLDHVAYREDFLGRMQERGMIKDIPPPPEDE from the coding sequence ATGCCCCGGAAATCCGGAAACCAAGAAGATTCCAAGATAGTGAACGTACGAATGCCTCCCGCATTGGTCGCGGAAATAGACCTTTGGGTGAACAAAAAGGGTTACATGTCTCGATCCGAGTTCATCCTCTCCTCCGTACGGTACTACCTTGACCACGTAGCCTACCGAGAGGACTTCCTCGGCCGCATGCAGGAGCGGGGAATGATAAAGGACATACCGCCTCCACCCGAGGATGAATGA
- a CDS encoding cobalamin B12-binding domain-containing protein, translating to MGNQEEILEGLKNSVIDYDQDKAKVYAIRAVNDGMDAQKAITDGLSAGMSEVGQRYEKQDMYLPEVMAASQAMYAALNILMPHLSAKDDTKVMKKVVIGTVEGDVHSIGKTIVGTLLKVHGYDVQDLGADVPINTFIETAEKSQADVIAMSTLMTTTMAGMEDAMKSLKAKGIRDKFKVAVGGAPVNEEFCRLIGADFTATNAEKAVEEANRVFGGE from the coding sequence ATGGGAAACCAAGAGGAAATATTGGAAGGACTGAAGAACAGCGTGATAGACTACGACCAAGATAAGGCCAAGGTCTACGCTATCCGAGCCGTAAATGACGGCATGGACGCACAGAAAGCCATCACCGACGGGCTGAGTGCGGGGATGAGTGAAGTGGGACAGCGGTACGAAAAACAAGATATGTACCTGCCGGAAGTAATGGCTGCATCACAAGCCATGTATGCGGCGCTAAATATCCTGATGCCTCACCTGAGTGCCAAGGATGACACTAAGGTAATGAAGAAGGTAGTCATTGGCACCGTGGAGGGTGATGTGCATTCGATCGGTAAAACGATCGTAGGTACACTCCTTAAGGTGCATGGCTATGATGTCCAGGACCTCGGAGCGGATGTCCCCATAAATACGTTCATCGAGACCGCGGAGAAGAGCCAAGCAGATGTGATCGCCATGAGCACGCTCATGACCACTACGATGGCGGGCATGGAAGATGCCATGAAGTCCCTCAAGGCCAAGGGGATCCGGGACAAATTCAAGGTGGCCGTCGGCGGAGCTCCGGTGAACGAGGAATTCTGCCGGCTCATTGGCGCGGACTTCACCGCCACCAACGCGGAGAAGGCGGTCGAAGAGGCCAACAGAGTGTTCGGAGGCGAGTAG
- a CDS encoding uroporphyrinogen decarboxylase family protein, whose translation MWTETMTPFERLMSLHQTGWADRPGVGAFAMGMIPKLTPGLTIGECYEDPVKFAKAYLPIQQLFGFDTGPLFGHACSGAAEFGGTISYPAPDSRSQSPMIRSHPLNTPEKVDAMEVPDPATAGEVEKTCQGARYVLKNFPDGYKSPSIVTGTPFTWAGNAVGVETMLLWMIKQPDLVHKVLKGVTEFLIEQAKYIVKTVGPIMLFDGGPSDANDLISPKQFETFALPYLIKVREGALKAGIPGFLAHPCGNQVKNVEMWARVPGSFGINFDYRTPLETCVKVFGPTTMVIGNIEPAKFQYSNYGWIYQKTMESLRTAYNAPHGYMVGPGCEIPTDTPPLHLAAMIQATRKFAQSKEWQEIRPK comes from the coding sequence ATGTGGACCGAGACCATGACCCCGTTCGAGCGTCTGATGTCCCTTCACCAGACGGGATGGGCGGACCGGCCGGGGGTAGGTGCATTTGCTATGGGCATGATACCCAAGCTTACCCCGGGACTAACTATTGGGGAGTGTTACGAGGACCCTGTCAAATTCGCCAAGGCCTACCTGCCGATACAGCAGCTGTTCGGTTTTGACACTGGTCCTCTCTTCGGGCACGCCTGCTCCGGAGCGGCCGAGTTCGGCGGGACGATATCATATCCGGCCCCAGACTCACGATCGCAGTCTCCCATGATAAGGAGCCACCCCCTTAACACGCCAGAGAAGGTCGATGCCATGGAGGTTCCCGATCCGGCCACCGCGGGGGAGGTCGAGAAGACCTGTCAGGGCGCGAGGTATGTGCTCAAGAACTTCCCTGATGGATATAAAAGTCCCTCCATCGTCACCGGCACGCCTTTCACATGGGCCGGCAACGCCGTCGGAGTGGAAACTATGCTCCTGTGGATGATCAAGCAGCCGGATCTCGTGCACAAGGTGCTCAAGGGGGTGACGGAGTTTCTCATCGAGCAGGCCAAGTACATCGTGAAGACGGTTGGCCCGATCATGCTGTTCGATGGCGGGCCTAGCGATGCAAACGATCTCATCAGCCCCAAGCAGTTCGAGACCTTCGCCTTGCCCTACCTCATAAAGGTCAGGGAGGGAGCGCTGAAGGCAGGCATCCCCGGCTTCCTGGCGCACCCCTGCGGGAACCAGGTCAAGAACGTGGAGATGTGGGCCCGGGTGCCGGGATCGTTCGGCATCAACTTCGACTACCGCACTCCGCTGGAAACTTGCGTGAAGGTGTTTGGCCCCACCACCATGGTGATCGGGAACATCGAGCCGGCCAAGTTCCAGTACAGCAACTACGGCTGGATCTACCAGAAGACCATGGAGAGCCTGCGCACCGCGTACAACGCCCCTCATGGATATATGGTCGGTCCTGGCTGCGAGATACCCACGGACACGCCTCCGCTGCACCTTGCCGCGATGATCCAGGCAACCAGGAAGTTCGCTCAGAGCAAGGAGTGGCAGGAGATCCGTCCCAAGTAA
- a CDS encoding acetate uptake transporter, translated as MDSSASPDALGSMLLGWVTILLALSALNVYPVGGMVLATIFFSGFGFMLVAYIGYKRGEPFTLFAFGAIAVFVWSFSGFHILPAMGLTAATTANEVAAFMIVFALFIAVLAVITMKMPCRLLTITIFSAAILFLMVGIQAATGDANLLTMFGLWGMFVGILALYLGSAITLNTVYGRMVVPLMMKCEVIRKEA; from the coding sequence GTGGACTCGTCAGCGAGCCCGGACGCGCTCGGCTCGATGCTGCTGGGTTGGGTGACCATCCTTCTGGCCTTGTCGGCCTTGAACGTATACCCGGTAGGGGGAATGGTCCTGGCGACCATATTCTTCTCCGGTTTCGGGTTCATGTTGGTGGCCTATATCGGGTACAAGCGGGGCGAACCCTTCACCTTGTTCGCTTTCGGAGCAATAGCGGTGTTCGTATGGTCCTTCTCAGGGTTCCATATCTTGCCAGCAATGGGCCTGACAGCGGCCACCACAGCAAACGAGGTGGCCGCATTCATGATAGTCTTCGCGTTATTCATTGCCGTCCTGGCCGTGATCACCATGAAGATGCCATGCCGCCTGCTGACGATCACGATCTTCTCGGCGGCGATATTGTTCCTCATGGTCGGCATCCAGGCGGCAACGGGTGATGCGAACCTGTTGACCATGTTTGGGCTTTGGGGCATGTTCGTCGGCATTCTGGCCCTGTACCTTGGAAGCGCGATCACGTTGAACACGGTCTACGGGAGAATGGTCGTCCCCCTGATGATGAAATGCGAGGTGATCAGAAAGGAAGCCTGA
- a CDS encoding uroporphyrinogen decarboxylase family protein, which produces MFREKMTPKERINSLHETGRADRPGISVLAMGLVPRMTGVLTIGECYEDPIKYARAFLRVQELFGFDSGPVFGHPACGAAEFGGKLLYPRANSKMQSPVIAKHPLTKLEDIDRLEVPDPAKAGEIPRLVAGAKYVLDNYPDGYRNPMLVSGDPFTWAGNIIGMDTMLMWIEQDPALVAKALDIVAEFEIEVVKYALRELGEVTFFDGAVCCSNDLINAKRFKQLALPPLVKYRVESIKAGAERFVSHPCGDQSKNIDFWGQVPGTYTINFDFRTPLELCVSKLDKEMTIAGNIECMHFLIGDYDWIYRKSYDKLKFAATRCRRGYLVGPGCEIPPNSSPVNIHALVSAARDYAANDPDWKAMGAR; this is translated from the coding sequence GTGTTCCGAGAGAAAATGACACCGAAAGAGCGGATCAACTCGCTCCATGAGACCGGCCGGGCCGACCGGCCGGGGATATCTGTCCTGGCGATGGGACTGGTCCCCAGGATGACTGGGGTCTTGACCATCGGGGAGTGCTACGAGGATCCCATCAAGTACGCCCGCGCGTTCCTGAGGGTCCAGGAACTTTTCGGGTTCGACAGCGGGCCTGTGTTCGGACACCCCGCCTGTGGAGCTGCGGAGTTCGGGGGCAAGCTCCTGTATCCTCGGGCCAATTCCAAGATGCAGTCGCCTGTGATTGCCAAGCATCCTTTGACCAAGCTCGAGGACATCGATCGTTTGGAGGTCCCCGACCCTGCCAAGGCAGGAGAGATACCCAGATTGGTGGCCGGCGCGAAATATGTTCTGGACAACTATCCCGATGGATATCGGAACCCCATGCTGGTCTCCGGCGACCCCTTCACCTGGGCAGGGAACATCATTGGCATGGACACCATGCTTATGTGGATCGAGCAAGACCCCGCGCTGGTGGCCAAGGCGCTTGACATCGTAGCAGAGTTCGAGATCGAAGTGGTAAAATACGCACTGCGAGAGCTCGGGGAGGTTACTTTCTTTGACGGAGCCGTATGCTGTTCGAACGACCTTATTAACGCAAAGCGGTTCAAACAGTTGGCCCTTCCCCCGCTGGTGAAATACAGAGTGGAGAGCATAAAGGCAGGAGCTGAACGGTTCGTATCTCATCCCTGCGGGGACCAGAGCAAGAACATTGACTTCTGGGGCCAGGTACCGGGGACGTATACCATCAACTTCGATTTCCGTACACCACTGGAACTATGCGTCAGCAAGCTCGATAAGGAAATGACTATAGCCGGAAACATTGAGTGCATGCACTTCCTAATCGGCGACTACGACTGGATCTACAGGAAGTCTTACGACAAGCTCAAGTTCGCCGCCACTAGATGCCGGAGAGGATATCTCGTCGGTCCGGGGTGCGAGATACCTCCGAACAGCTCTCCCGTCAACATCCACGCGTTGGTGTCCGCCGCGAGAGACTACGCCGCCAACGATCCCGATTGGAAAGCGATGGGAGCACGCTGA
- a CDS encoding DEAD/DEAH box helicase — protein sequence MSDMGWTEPTPVQIASIPVGLDGGDMFAQAQTGTGKTGAFGTIILERTKPGMKKPSTLVLVPTRELANQVSEELGKLAKYTGHTCVPIYGGVGFTPQIDKLRHGVDIVVACPGRAKDLIDRKDLDLSKVSVVVLDEADRMLDMGFARDLHYILARVPNKRQSLMFSATMSEDIRDLAMDQMVDPQELLVSKDEPVLDLTAQQYIVVGNDLKRDALCTILDTNSAKSIVFCNAKHRADRLMKKLLACGYSAGAIHGNVAQNKRERILKSFKDGSLRILVATDVAARGLDIDNVDLVVNFDVPADADTYVHRIGRTGRAGMKGTAVTIFTPEEKSMLKAIENRTGKPIEQIELEIVRRPELEPKPRAPGDRRSGAGRGPRASNRDTPPKKHSHRPPQNAQGPKNDGKRHLKPRAAGGNRPRQDSRPSGARTR from the coding sequence ATGAGCGACATGGGCTGGACCGAGCCAACCCCGGTGCAGATAGCATCGATACCGGTGGGTCTCGACGGCGGCGACATGTTCGCCCAGGCCCAGACCGGCACCGGCAAGACCGGCGCGTTCGGCACCATCATACTGGAAAGGACCAAGCCCGGGATGAAAAAACCATCCACGCTGGTCCTGGTGCCGACGCGCGAGCTCGCTAACCAGGTCTCCGAGGAGCTCGGAAAGCTCGCCAAGTACACCGGCCATACCTGCGTTCCCATCTATGGCGGCGTGGGCTTCACCCCTCAGATCGACAAACTCCGCCACGGTGTGGACATAGTGGTGGCGTGCCCGGGACGGGCCAAGGATCTCATCGACCGCAAGGACCTGGACCTCTCCAAGGTCAGCGTGGTCGTTCTGGACGAGGCCGACCGCATGCTGGACATGGGCTTCGCCAGGGACCTCCATTATATCCTGGCAAGAGTGCCGAACAAGCGCCAGTCCCTGATGTTCTCCGCCACCATGTCCGAGGACATAAGGGACCTGGCCATGGACCAGATGGTAGATCCTCAGGAGCTCCTGGTCTCCAAGGACGAGCCGGTGCTGGACCTCACCGCGCAGCAGTACATCGTGGTCGGCAACGACCTCAAGCGCGACGCCCTGTGCACCATCCTGGACACCAACTCGGCCAAGAGCATCGTGTTCTGTAACGCCAAGCACAGAGCGGACCGGCTCATGAAGAAGTTGCTGGCCTGCGGGTACTCGGCGGGAGCGATCCATGGCAACGTGGCTCAGAACAAGAGGGAGAGGATCCTCAAGAGCTTCAAGGACGGCTCCCTCAGGATCCTGGTCGCCACCGACGTGGCGGCGCGGGGGCTGGACATCGACAACGTCGACCTGGTGGTCAACTTCGACGTGCCGGCCGACGCCGACACCTACGTCCACCGCATCGGCAGGACCGGTAGGGCGGGAATGAAGGGAACGGCGGTGACGATCTTCACTCCGGAGGAGAAGAGCATGCTCAAGGCCATCGAGAACCGGACCGGAAAGCCCATCGAGCAGATCGAGCTGGAGATCGTGCGCCGGCCCGAGCTTGAGCCGAAGCCACGCGCCCCCGGCGATCGCCGCAGCGGTGCCGGAAGGGGGCCGCGCGCGTCCAACCGGGATACTCCTCCCAAAAAGCACTCTCACCGCCCCCCGCAGAACGCGCAAGGTCCCAAGAACGACGGCAAGCGGCACCTCAAGCCCCGCGCCGCCGGGGGCAACCGCCCCCGCCAGGACTCTAGGCCCTCCGGTGCGAGAACGCGCTGA
- a CDS encoding pseudouridine synthase gives MPETTSTFEGERVAKVLARAGVCSRRDAEKLIADGRVAVDGEVLTSPAVNVTRKSVITVDGEPVKAAEETRVWRYHKPPGAVTTSRDPQGRPTIYDRLPPEIGRVVSVGRLDINSEGLLLLTNDGELARHLELPQNAWQRRYRVRVLGDVDSRKLASVAKGVEIDGVRYEGAKIVLERGDEGAHHWVSVTLREGKNREVRNIMAHLGLQISRLVRVEYGPFKIGRLPRGGLDEVPQDVLRKSLGQFYSEKRGKERSSRPSGGKGVREKRYR, from the coding sequence ATGCCCGAGACCACCTCCACGTTCGAAGGCGAGCGCGTCGCCAAAGTGCTTGCGAGAGCGGGCGTATGCTCGCGTCGCGACGCCGAGAAGCTCATTGCCGACGGCCGCGTCGCCGTGGACGGCGAAGTGCTGACCTCCCCGGCAGTGAACGTCACCAGAAAGAGCGTCATCACGGTCGACGGGGAGCCGGTGAAGGCGGCCGAGGAGACCCGGGTGTGGCGCTATCACAAGCCTCCCGGAGCCGTCACCACGTCCAGGGACCCTCAGGGGCGCCCGACCATCTACGACCGGTTGCCCCCGGAGATCGGCCGCGTGGTGAGCGTGGGCCGCCTGGACATCAACAGCGAGGGGCTGCTCCTCCTGACCAACGACGGCGAGCTGGCCCGCCATCTCGAGCTCCCGCAGAACGCCTGGCAGCGCCGCTACCGGGTGAGGGTCCTGGGCGACGTCGACAGCCGGAAGCTGGCCTCGGTGGCCAAAGGCGTGGAGATCGACGGGGTGCGGTATGAAGGCGCCAAGATCGTGCTGGAGAGAGGGGACGAGGGCGCCCATCACTGGGTCTCGGTCACTCTCCGCGAGGGCAAGAACCGCGAGGTCCGCAACATCATGGCCCACCTGGGCCTGCAGATATCGCGCCTGGTCCGCGTGGAGTACGGGCCGTTCAAGATAGGCAGGCTGCCGCGCGGCGGCCTTGATGAGGTGCCGCAGGACGTCCTCCGGAAGTCGCTGGGGCAGTTCTACAGCGAGAAGAGAGGAAAGGAGAGATCGTCCCGGCCGAGCGGCGGAAAAGGGGTCCGCGAGAAGCGGTACCGTTGA
- a CDS encoding class I SAM-dependent methyltransferase, with protein MSERPSSNDAAWTAERDDDSAARERLVSSFFSGTGKSYDRVVNIFTLGLDRHWKTEIVKLVPGPGKILDLACGTGILTERLARRFPAAEIMGVDITPDYLAEYDKRIDRKPWIRARSALGNAETVALDGEFDAAISSYLAKYVDPDALLDNIGPRLRKGGMFIAHDFILPTKPVYLAGWNAYTRAMNRVGPALFIGFRTVFDDGLTSLIRRTDWFDAFAKALERHDYADIHARRLSFETAGIIWATKT; from the coding sequence GTGAGCGAGAGGCCTTCGTCCAATGATGCGGCATGGACCGCGGAGCGTGATGATGATTCCGCCGCCAGGGAGAGGCTGGTCAGTTCATTCTTCTCGGGGACCGGCAAGAGCTATGACCGGGTCGTCAATATCTTCACTCTCGGGCTCGACAGGCATTGGAAGACCGAGATCGTCAAGCTGGTCCCGGGTCCGGGAAAGATCCTTGACCTTGCCTGCGGCACCGGCATACTCACGGAGCGCCTGGCAAGAAGGTTCCCCGCCGCGGAGATTATGGGGGTCGACATCACCCCTGACTACCTCGCGGAGTACGATAAGCGCATCGATAGGAAGCCCTGGATACGGGCCCGCTCCGCCCTCGGGAACGCCGAGACAGTGGCCCTGGACGGCGAGTTCGACGCGGCGATCTCCTCGTATCTGGCAAAATATGTCGATCCCGACGCGCTCCTCGACAACATCGGCCCCCGCCTGAGGAAGGGCGGAATGTTCATCGCTCACGATTTCATCCTGCCGACGAAGCCAGTGTATCTGGCAGGATGGAACGCATACACGCGCGCGATGAACCGGGTCGGCCCTGCCTTGTTCATCGGTTTCCGGACCGTGTTCGACGATGGATTGACAAGCCTGATCCGCAGAACGGATTGGTTCGACGCCTTCGCGAAGGCCCTCGAGAGACATGATTATGCGGATATCCATGCCCGGCGGCTCAGCTTCGAGACCGCGGGGATCATCTGGGCAACCAAGACCTGA